The stretch of DNA GATTAGCACCTCTGCACCTATCGAAATTTCGCAAAATTCTACCTCCCGCGTCCGCGAAAGGGTTTGATCCCTTATCTATTCTACAGAGCTCAATTTGCCACTGCTGTTCGAAATCTCAAGCAACAACAAATATGAGCACTGGAAACCTCAACAATGCACCGCCCCAAAAGCTTTGTATCTGCTTCGCTTTCAAGACACAAGTTGTACTTTCTTGCCTTCTATGCTGAACTTCCTGCTCCCTTGAAGCTGCAGAACACAATGAGATTGAAAGGGAATCAACACTGAGCAGAAATACTAACAGTATTCAGGGCTCATGCATAAAATACAGCATGATAATATTGCTTATAACATATCAGTAAATAAACTATTCCTCGATCAGAAAAGAACTAGGATGCATCCAAAGTTACTGGTATGAAGATGCAGATAGCTCGACTGAGGAATTTTATCCTAGTACGTAATGCCAACAGTTAGGAGCAAACAGACAGAAAGGGGAAAGGGTCCTTCCCAATTTGGATGGAATAGATCTCCAATGTAACTGATCATGTGTAATGATATATATGTGCATACCTTCTTCTTCAGAAACAACAGAGCTTCACGTCTACAAGAGAAGCTGGAGAATACAACATTAGAATGttcttcaacggctaccttaaGATCCTTCAGTTTCATCGACTGAGCTGGGGCCTGGAAAAAACAAAGAGTCAGTAGCCATCATATACCAGAGCACAGGACCCACCCAGAGAAGACAATTATACCTGACGAAGTATTCTTTTGCAAAGTTTCTTGACCTTGGTTTTGGATCTAACATCCACATGCAATTGTTTTTCTGTATTATTCTCTATCTCTATGGATTCATCAGCAGTGGGTTGTTCCTCATTGTCCTCTTCAATTTCTGAATATTCATCGGACTTGGCTGAATCATCATCGTCACTATCACCAAATGAAGTTTTGTTTCCCTTCCAACGATGGCCAGCAATTTTCATTGGCAGTCCCTTGATGCCAAGACCCTGCTTGCCAGAAGTAGCCTTATCCTGCAGCAAATTACAGGCAATGGATATATTAAGATTTCAGGTACATTTAATTGTTTGAACATGCCCACTTGATAATTATACACAAAATCATCAGTTTAACAAATTAACATTTACGTTAGGACATCAAGTGAAAATGGCATAACATAATCTCTGTGGAGTGAAATGAATTGAAAACGTACTTAAGAGGTCAAGAAAGACTCTAAAATTACATCTAGAGTGTATTCAGCACATCATACCAACCTGAACAAGATTGTATAGATTTTCTTGATCTTCCTCCGCAAATGTCTGGCGGACATTAGCAGGATCTTTTCGAGAAGACTTTCTTTTACGCGATGTTGCTCCTAGAAACCCTCCTGATACGAATCCAAACTTGTGCCCCCACCAATTCAGATCTTCAGCTTGGGATACTGAACCAGCAAAAAATTGAAAAAGCAAGTTACTAAACTTCAATGAAGTTTGTACACAATGATGCCCATTAGAGAAGAAACAAAGGTAAGAGCACAACAAACACGCATTTCGCTTTTGTTCAGCAGCACCATAACAGTCCAGATGCAAACACAGTACATATTCTCTAATAAGCACGAGACTATAACATTGCAAAGAAAACATAAATATAGTTGCAATATCTTGTATGCTAACGGATGATCTAAATTTCTGGGTGTATTTTTTGTAGCAGGAAAGGGTACAGTTTAAGCCTGAAAATCATACTTACACTTCCGGTTGAAAAGAACAAAGAAAATAATCACATAGCAAACCTGATTTCATTTCAAGTAATCAGATTTCAATAATTAATGCACGTGCCCTGGCATATTTAAAGTATTATTTCTTTAAATCCTTGAAAGTAGTCCAGCAACAACCTATTCCAGTTTCCAGTACTAAAAGTGATGGGCCAAAAGCTTGCAAAATAGAGAAGCCGGGGAAAAAAACAGCAAGTGTAATTGAAAACCAGAAAACTGCTGACCTGCATCAGGGCAAATGATAGGATCAGGTTCATCCAAGCATATTGGTTCAGGTTTCTGATCCACTTGGCAACTATCTTCGTTTTTGCGTGCCTGTACCAAGACAAGTTGCTTCAGAGATCGTAATAAGGCAGATTATTTAGAAATCTTATTGGCGAGTATGTAACTAAATTTCAGGGGCATGCAGTGAAATCCAGCAGATTAGTGATTATCAGTTATCACTCTCAAAAAATTTGAGTTAGACACAAACCAACACATAGTGCAAGAAACAAATGATCATGGATGATTGCCAGATTATCTAAGAATGAAATAACCACAGATAAAAAGATCCATCACTCACAAGTATGCCTTGAAGATCTATTGCTGAATAAGAGCTCACTCTCTTTCCCCCCTCTCTTTTCTTgtatctgaaaaaaaaaaggtatcATGTAAAGGAAAGAATGAATATGTTGAGGAATCAAAATGTTAATAATCAGGTACAAACGAACCTTCCTTGAGGTCGAGTAACTTTAGTAACTTCAACATTTGCTG from Panicum virgatum strain AP13 chromosome 9K, P.virgatum_v5, whole genome shotgun sequence encodes:
- the LOC120647481 gene encoding G-patch domain-containing protein 1-like translates to MAVPEAPSCYVGIARQSAAFRLMKQMGWEEGEGLGKDKQGIKGHVRVKNKQDTLGVGVDNPRDKWVYDTTQFDNILKKLKVQSAKPIQEEIAAVSDLPDSTPKKDKPANVEVTKVTRPQGRYKKREGGKRVSSYSAIDLQGILARKNEDSCQVDQKPEPICLDEPDPIICPDAVSQAEDLNWWGHKFGFVSGGFLGATSRKRKSSRKDPANVRQTFAEEDQENLYNLVQDKATSGKQGLGIKGLPMKIAGHRWKGNKTSFGDSDDDDSAKSDEYSEIEEDNEEQPTADESIEIENNTEKQLHVDVRSKTKVKKLCKRILRQAPAQSMKLKDLKVAVEEHSNVVFSSFSCRREALLFLKKKLQGSRKFSIEGKKVQLVS